In a genomic window of Polycladomyces abyssicola:
- the ychF gene encoding redox-regulated ATPase YchF, with amino-acid sequence MPLTTGIVGLPNVGKSTLFNAITRAGAESANYPFCTIDPNVGVVDVPDERLDRLAEMVKPQRVVPTHFQFTDIAGLVKGASKGEGLGNQFLSHIREVDAIIHVVRCFEDENITHVAGKVDPASDIETINLELILADLESVERRLERVSRQKKSGDKMATLQHAALTKLKEALTEGIPARQVELSDEEREAIKGTLNLLTAKKVLYAANVGEEDAADPWSNPYVQEVKRIADGEGAEVVPISAQLEAEIAELEGEERRQFLAELGLEQSGLDRLVAAAYQLLGLITYFTAGEKEVRAWTIRRGTKAPQAAGVIHSDFERGFIRAEVIGYEDLMAAGSLAAAREKGLLRLEGKDYVVRDGDIMHFRFNV; translated from the coding sequence ATGCCATTGACGACGGGGATTGTAGGCTTGCCCAATGTGGGGAAATCGACACTGTTTAACGCCATCACACGGGCGGGGGCCGAATCGGCCAACTACCCGTTTTGTACAATCGATCCCAATGTGGGCGTAGTGGACGTGCCGGACGAACGGCTGGACCGTCTGGCCGAGATGGTGAAGCCCCAGCGGGTGGTACCGACACACTTTCAGTTTACGGACATCGCTGGTTTGGTGAAGGGGGCCAGCAAGGGTGAAGGATTGGGAAACCAGTTTTTGTCCCACATTCGCGAAGTGGACGCGATCATTCACGTCGTCCGCTGTTTCGAGGATGAAAACATCACCCATGTGGCGGGCAAAGTGGATCCGGCCAGCGACATCGAAACGATCAATCTGGAGTTGATCCTTGCCGATCTGGAGTCGGTGGAGCGCCGGTTGGAGCGTGTCAGCCGGCAGAAAAAAAGCGGGGACAAGATGGCCACGTTGCAACATGCGGCATTGACCAAGCTGAAGGAAGCCCTGACGGAGGGAATTCCTGCGCGCCAGGTGGAGCTGTCCGATGAGGAGCGGGAGGCGATTAAGGGAACGCTCAATTTGTTGACGGCAAAAAAAGTGCTGTATGCCGCCAATGTGGGGGAAGAGGATGCGGCTGATCCGTGGTCCAATCCGTATGTGCAGGAAGTGAAACGGATCGCGGACGGAGAAGGGGCTGAGGTGGTCCCGATCAGTGCCCAGCTGGAAGCGGAGATTGCCGAGTTGGAAGGGGAGGAACGTCGGCAATTCCTTGCGGAGTTGGGTTTGGAGCAATCCGGGCTTGATCGGTTGGTGGCGGCCGCGTATCAATTGTTGGGACTGATCACCTATTTCACCGCAGGAGAAAAAGAGGTGCGGGCCTGGACGATTCGCCGCGGAACCAAAGCACCGCAGGCAGCCGGTGTCATTCACAGCGATTTTGAACGGGGTTTCATCCGCGCCGAGGTGATTGGCTATGAGGACCTGATGGCGGCAGGTTCACTCGCGGCGGCTCGGGAAAAAGGGTTGTTGCGACTGGAAGGCAAGGATTACGTCGTACGTGACGGTGATATCATGCATTTCCGGTTTAATGTATAA
- a CDS encoding DUF951 domain-containing protein, producing the protein MQRKEFALGDIVEMKKPHPCGTNAWKVIRMGMDIRIKCTGCGHSVLLPRSQFEKKMKKVLIQAAEQESKE; encoded by the coding sequence TTGCAACGGAAAGAGTTCGCTTTGGGGGACATCGTAGAGATGAAAAAACCCCACCCGTGCGGAACCAATGCGTGGAAAGTGATTCGCATGGGGATGGATATTCGGATCAAGTGTACCGGTTGCGGCCACAGCGTGCTCTTGCCCCGGTCGCAGTTTGAAAAGAAAATGAAAAAAGTGCTGATACAAGCAGCCGAACAAGAAAGCAAGGAATGA